A region of the bacterium genome:
ATGGAGTCCATGTCCGTGCCGATTCTGCAACTGGACAAGTCCGTTCAAAGCGAGTTTCCGTCCATCCACGCGCTCGGCTATCTCGACTCGATTCATTTAATCCTGAAAGAGCTTTAGGAAAAACGCCCAAAAAAGCGCGTGCCGATCAGCCGCGGGATTCGACGGAAACCGCTTCAACCGCTTCGGGGAAGTGAAGCGTGAAAGTCGTCCCCTCGTTTTTTCTGCTTTCCACGGAAACCGTCCCCCCATGCGTTTCCACCACCCCGTACACTACGGCGAGACCCAAACCCGTACCCTTGCCAACGGACTTCGTGGTGAAGAATGGATCGTAAATCCTGTCAAGGTGTTCCTGCGGCATCCCTATGCCGTTGTCCGCAACTTTGATTTCGATAAGATTCGGGCCGGACGCCGGGTCAGCGGGCTTGATTCTATCCACCGTGATTTTTATTTTCCCCCCGTCCGGCATCGCGTCGCGCGCGTTTACTAGGAGATTGACCATCATCTGGTCGAATTGAATCGGGTTGAACAGAAGCCGCGCGCCGGTCGCGATGTAATCGGTTTCCACCGTGATGTCCATGCTCTTCGGCAGAACGAAAATTTCCAGCGTGCGGTCGATCGCTTCGGTGACGTCGATTTCCTCCTTTGAGACCACTTCGCCCCTTGCGAACGTCAGCAGGTGCTTTACCATTCGGTTCGCTCTTCGGCCAAGATTAAGAATGCGCTGTGTGATTTCCATCAGTCTTGAATCGTTCGGATAACGCTCCTCGATCATTTCGGCAAGACCGATTACTCCGCCCAGAATATTGTTGAAATCGTGGGCGATTCCGCCCGCAAGTGTTCCCACGGATTCCAGCTTCTGCGCTTGAAAAAGCTGGCGTTCGAGCTGCCGTTGAGCAGTCACGTCGGTAACATGCGCCAAAAGGCAGGTTTCCCCCTTGTATTCAATAAACTCGACGCGGAAGTTGAGGATTTTTTCTTTTCCGCTTTTTGTGATTATCCTGGTGTCTTCCGACATCTCGACCGGTATCTTTGCAATTTGAAAAACGATGCTTTCGACAAACGATTCGATATCGTCCGGATGAATGTAAGCGAGCGGCGATATTTTATTGAGTTCGTCCATGGTGTATTCGGATATGGATTCGAATTGCGGATTGCAGAAGAGGTACTGCCCTTTGCCGTAGACGAAAATTCCGCTTATAGAGCTGTTGACTACGCGCTTGTATTTCACCTCCGAAAATATCAGTTGTTGCAGATATGTATCCAGCTCCTCCTTCATTCTCTTGAAGCTGAGCAGCAGCTCGTCGAGTTCGTCGCGCATAAAAGAGGATGTCGCAACCTTTGGGAGTCCCTCGCCCGACAGGAGGTTTTTCGTTGCAAGGTTCAGACTGGTGATCCGGCCTACGATATAAAAACTAAGAATGAACGCCAGAATCGTGGCAAGCAACGCCGCAACGGAAAAGATTATTATTGATGTTCTGTC
Encoded here:
- a CDS encoding PAS domain S-box protein, whose product is MSIRYKYLLLFPLTALLPVLIFYYFTNHYITDALVSIQRNRISRDIQTVLSSIAAESRQLQSDAESLTYWSHIYNLLIQKDVPPQRSEFSVRISTLEGNPSVALVTADGETVSVSGQFGSGEARMIANSVPAPQGNVARAGLALLEGRPAIVAVSNLLRDDGTGPPKGRFVVARRIDGRLAGAWQTLLQSQLAIFCAGRAVIIPESSMLQPDVPMGLWSKIMGEFGAGEKTYWVNSDDELDQRAFVPLTDIGGNIIGAIQLTAPPESLLPVKTTLDRTSIIIFSVAALLATILAFILSFYIVGRITSLNLATKNLLSGEGLPKVATSSFMRDELDELLLSFKRMKEELDTYLQQLIFSEVKYKRVVNSSISGIFVYGKGQYLFCNPQFESISEYTMDELNKISPLAYIHPDDIESFVESIVFQIAKIPVEMSEDTRIITKSGKEKILNFRVEFIEYKGETCLLAHVTDVTAQRQLERQLFQAQKLESVGTLAGGIAHDFNNILGGVIGLAEMIEERYPNDSRLMEITQRILNLGRRANRMVKHLLTFARGEVVSKEEIDVTEAIDRTLEIFVLPKSMDITVETDYIATGARLLFNPIQFDQMMVNLLVNARDAMPDGGKIKITVDRIKPADPASGPNLIEIKVADNGIGMPQEHLDRIYDPFFTTKSVGKGTGLGLAVVYGVVETHGGTVSVESRKNEGTTFTLHFPEAVEAVSVESRG